A stretch of DNA from Coccidioides posadasii str. Silveira chromosome 1, complete sequence:
ACATCGGATTGAATCAGCAAACCGACGGATACGGGGATGGCGCGGCTTGCCTTATCTCAGGAGGATAAGCAAGTTCGAGACTGGTTCAAGGAAACGACCGAGGCACTTGGCTGCAAGGTTACTGTCGATGCGATGGGAAATATGTTTGCTGTTCGTCCAGGTCGCCGACAGGACGTTCCCCCAACGTTTGTTGGAAGCCATTTGGATACCCAACCAACGGGAGGAAGATACGATGGGATTCTAGGAGTATGTGCGGGTATTGAGATGTTAAAGGTGCTTGAAGAGAACGGCATTGAGACTGAAGGCGGCGTCGGGGTTGTCAATTGGACAAAGTTAGTATATTGTTTTCATGACTCCAATATTGTCGACCTATAGAACTAATCGCGCCTAACAGTGAGGAGGGAGCTCGATTTCCAATGAGCATGGTCTCTTCGGGGGTCTGGGCAGAATGCATTCCTCTATCGGCAGCTCATAATCTCTTCGAAGTTCCTACTGTGGCCTCTCTTCCATCGGCTGCATCGTCTCCTGAATCAATGAAGTCTGCACTGGAGAAAATCAATTATCTGGGTACTGTACCATGCTCTTACAATGCCACACCCATGGCTGCCCATTTTGAGCTACATATCGAGCAGGGCCCTCACTTGATCACATCTGGCCAGCGTGTTGGCGTAGTGACGGCAGTGCAGGCATATCGTTGGTATCGGATAAATGTAACCGGCCGTGACTGTCATACCGGAACAACGTCCTTCGAGCACCGTGCGGATGCTCTGTATGCCTCGGCGAAAATGATGGTACGTGCCCGAGAGATCGCGCAAAAGCTTGGCTGCCTTGCTAGCGTTGGGATTGTCGAGATCAAACCCGGCAGCGTGAATACCGTTCCTGGATTCGTCAGCTTCAGTCTCGATATCCGTGGACCGGAATCTGAAAATGTAGACGTATTGGATAACGAGCTGAGGAAGGAGTTCGATGGTATTGCCGCGGAAGAGGGAAAGAACATTGGAAAACCTTGCCGTGTTGAATGGCAGTTGGATTTTGATAGCCCTGCGATCAAATTCCACCCCGACTGCATCGAGTGTGTGACAGAAGCAACAAAGGCAGTGGTTTCCGACTCCCCAAATCCGGAGTCGATGTATCGGACAATTCGCAGTGGCGCCGGCCACGACAGCGTCTTTACGTCCAAAAGGGTACCGACTAGTATGGTATTTGTCCCTTGCAGAGATGGAGTTAGCCACCATCCAGAGGAGTTCTCCACTGCCGAGGAATGTGTGGATGGCGCGTCTGTCCT
This window harbors:
- a CDS encoding uncharacterized protein (EggNog:ENOG410PG7Y~COG:E~MEROPS:MER0026469~BUSCO:6453at33183), with the translated sequence MSLLSRSLFHTSFSRIPVTHSFRVAKYHFTYCTRKPAASYIRLYSVTCPRAMLTTELSNADVAALRANKERLQKYIHNSCQWGTGIRWGDKPTDTGMARLALSQEDKQVRDWFKETTEALGCKVTVDAMGNMFAVRPGRRQDVPPTFVGSHLDTQPTGGRYDGILGVCAGIEMLKVLEENGIETEGGVGVVNWTNEEGARFPMSMVSSGVWAECIPLSAAHNLFEVPTVASLPSAASSPESMKSALEKINYLGTVPCSYNATPMAAHFELHIEQGPHLITSGQRVGVVTAVQAYRWYRINVTGRDCHTGTTSFEHRADALYASAKMMVRAREIAQKLGCLASVGIVEIKPGSVNTVPGFVSFSLDIRGPESENVDVLDNELRKEFDGIAAEEGKNIGKPCRVEWQLDFDSPAIKFHPDCIECVTEATKAVVSDSPNPESMYRTIRSGAGHDSVFTSKRVPTSMVFVPCRDGVSHHPEEFSTAEECVDGASVLLQAVVRYDRKRFSS